From one Brachypodium distachyon strain Bd21 chromosome 4, Brachypodium_distachyon_v3.0, whole genome shotgun sequence genomic stretch:
- the LOC100823207 gene encoding cyclin-dependent kinase inhibitor 6, with protein MAAATAAAAAAVTAVSSCSKRDSDIVGADLPKKAKKGRSPPEEEMEAFFAAAESSVARRFAAKYNYDVVKDAPMDGRYEWVRVSL; from the exons atggccgccgccaccgccgccgcagccgcggcCGTCACGGCAGTGTCGAGCTGCAGTAAGCGCGACAGCGACATTGTGGGCGCCGACCT gcccaagaaggcaaagaaggggaggtcgccgccggaggaggagatggaggcgtTCTTCGCCGCGGCGGAGAGCAGCGTGGCAAGGCGCTTCGCGGCCAA GTACAACTATGACGTCGTCAAGGACGCTCCGATGGACGGTCGGTACGAGTGGGTCCGGGTAAGCCTGTGA